Genomic segment of Mucilaginibacter sabulilitoris:
CCATGCTGCTACTATTAATGTTCACCGAAACGATCACTTATTATCACCAGTACCAACGAGAACTTAAAACGGATCAGGACACCGGAGAGCAATATATTGAAAGTACACCAGCAGACATTGAAGCAGCCATTGCACTACTGGAAACCGCACTGCTTAAAAAAAGTGATGAACTGAACGATGCTTGCCGTACTTTCTTTGAAAAGCTAAAGAGCTGGTTAAAGCAGAACCAAACCGAAACCTTTTACAGCAAAGACATCCGTTCCATACTTAGGATAACGCCTAGCAGTATGCAGCGTTACCTGCACGAACTGGAACTGATGGGTTACATTAAAATAGTACGTGGCAGCAGATATAAAGGTTTTGAGTATAAAGTAAACAGCTGGAACGACCTGGAATCCTTAACTAACAATACCCGGCAGATTGTCAAAGATATACTGGAAACGATTAACGCAGTAGTTCGTAACCCAACAGTAACCCAAACCGATGATGGGTTACATAAACCGCAGAGAACCAATAAGAAGAAGGAAGTAACCCAGTAAGCCTGTAAAACAAGAGGCAACTATTATTATATAAACAGATGAACCCTACTTATACCCGATTACATGCCGGTTTCACGGAATGGCTCCGCATCCTGAACTTTGAACCTACCAGTCAAAGAGATATGCCCAAGATGCTGATGGGGTTCCTTAATTTCCTGGAAGCAGGTAACTGCCATACTATAGCCATGATAAAGGAACAACATATCAAAGCCTATCTAAACTACCTGTACCAAAGGACAAACCAAAAATCAGGTGGAGGATTGAGCGTAAACTATATCCGTAAGCAAATGCAGGTTGTCCGTAAGTTCAGTCGTTACCTTACCGAAAGCGGTCAGGAAAGCTTTGAAGCTGCTATCCGTATCAAAGACAAGAACACCAATACAAGAGAAGTGCTGACCGTCAAAGAAGTACAGCAGCTTTACCTGGCTGCTAAAGACGATCTTTTAGGGTTAAGAGATAAACCTTTTTTTGTGTACAAGGCAGTTGCTGAACTATGTTACGAAATCAAAGTAGACCTTAACAGTATGGTACTAATATTGAATCCTGAATAACATAAGCCTTCACTTACCTTTCCCGCTTTCTGTTGCTTAGACCGAGAAAGGTAAGCTTTGCTTATGCCTTCCATTGCAGAGGCCATCCACACACCAGGAAGAGCGGTGTTCTTCACTTATAAGCTGAAACAACAAATCACGCCAGGCTTCACATCGTTCAATAAGTGCTATCGCACACATTTCACTCTGTTGCTTTTGCCTTACTTCTTAAAGGCTTACATTGTCTATAGCCAACACTGATCCAAACACATAGACAATACGCCTTTAACCTATCACACCAAGCAGCCTGTCACGCCTGTTGTAGTAGCAAAGTAGTTCATCACATGAGCTTTCTCTGTCTTTATATACCTTTCGCTTATGCTGCGCTTTTACTTGGTCTGTCGACCAGGTAATGCTTGCAACGCTCAATATCTATAAAGTCAGACGCTCATATTGTTAGGCTCGCCTGCGCCATCGTTCGGGCTTCACGACTGTCACAGCATTTGAGAGGCAAGCAACACAAGGCCATTATCAAATGCAGCGCCAGTCGTTTGTGAAGCATTCTGTGAAGCCGCCTTATCAGGCTCTCTCTTCACAGACCCTCACTCAACTCGCAGCGGCTTGCAGATATACGAAGCCAAAGTTATATTTGAGCAAGACACGTTCTTTGAGTTAACAACTATACCTATAACGGTAATTATAACCTGACGGCAGACAACAGCAAGAGCATTACCGCTATCAGCTATAACCTGCTGAACCTGCCTCAAACGATCACGGGCAAAAGCTTAAGTTATACCTATGACGCCTCCGGTCAGAAACTGCGGAAGATCTCGGGCACAACGGTAACCGAATACATTGATGGCATACAATACACAGGAACAGGGATCGATTTTGTGCAGACCGAGGAAGGCCGGGTGCTTAACCCGACCACTTCACCGAACTATGAATATACCCTGACGGATCACCTGGGGAATAACCGGCTGGCGTTTGATCAGATGAATGGAAAAGTAGGTGAAGATGATTATTACCCTTTTGGATTGAATGTGCACCGGCAAGTAAATGCGGGAAAAAAGTGTCTTTACAATAAGAAGGAGTTGCAGGATGAGCTGAACCAGTATGATTATGGCGCGCGGTTCTATGATCCGGTGATTGCAAGGTGGACAACGGTGGATCCGTTGGCGGAGAAAGGGAGGAGATGGTCGCCTTATAACTATGTTTGGGATAATCCAATGCGTTTTATTGATCCTGATGGAATGGAAGGTGATGACCCTTGGTATGTTAAAGTTGGAAAAGCGATAGCAAACTTCTTTGTCGGTAATACGGGAGATACATATAAAAACGTTGAAGAGTATGCGACCAATAAAGTAGATTATATAAAAAATAGGGGCCAAAGATATGGAGAGGCTGTAAGGAATGGCCAAAATCCTTCTGATGTCGATAAGGAATATACTTATAAGCAAACCGTTGTAGGAATTAAACTTGCGGATAATGCTATAAATTATATAGGTCTTAATACGATGGCTGCTGAAGGATCGGTAGCTGGAATGTTAAAACAATCTTCCACAGATTTAATTCGAGGTATCGATTTTAAAAGCTTATCAAAAGAAGAAATAAAATCAATTGCATCTAACTCAAAACAAATATTTAGTCATCAGGAAAAGTTGGAAGAATATATAGCCAATCCAATGAAGGGTGATAACGCCAATGTTTTAAAGAAAGCAAAGAGTGATGCAATTAGAGAGGAAATTTATAAAGGAAGAATAACTAAGTTAGAAAATGAAATAAAGAAGTTTCAAGATAACATTAGGAAAATAATAGAACCTGTAACTAAAAAACCATGATATGATCACAATAGATATTGACGAACTTCAACAAGCTATTTCACTTTTGCTTAAGAGATTAAAAGAAAGAAAAGGCGTGAATATAGAACTGAAAAACGATTATTACTGGGATATCGACTCTAAGGAATTATATAACCCATATGAGCAACCTAAAAACTTTGCACTTGGGCAATTAAGTTTTGATTGGGAACATATAACAAAGTCTGACCAGGATGATTTAATTCCATATGACTTTGAGAAAGTGTCTTGCATTTTGAAAGCTTTGAGTAATGAATATCCAATAGCTTTTTAATCCCTTAGCTGGCTCACGCGTGTGATGTGTTAGCAAGAATTGGTAAGCAGCAAGTAAGCCCAACCAAATGTTGGGCTTTTACTTCTTATAAGCTAACTTTGTTTTAGCATGTTGGATAAGGTCATATGGAGTACGTGATGTATTATGCGAAGACATGTTAGGCTACTTTATTAAAGGGTATCGACGATAGATAAATAACTTGGTGAGAACTGATCAGGCACTCTTTGGAATGTAGCGTCAAAATATATAACAAATCCTCACTGTTAATAAAACTTTGCAGATAAATAACAATCCATTATGTTTGCAGTTCATATTCTAGACGTGATATCTTGAATATGGTTTAGGTAAAACCTCTGAGCAGCAAGTGCAAAGAGGTTTTTTTAATAGTTATAAGAGTAGTTTACCTTTTAAGGCAATGAATAGAAACAGCATCTCAAATCATCCTCAAACACTTTCCTTTTTCCTGTTTTTATAACAATCTCAATCTCCAATCCAACATTTTCATACCCTCTATAAAGTACAAAAGTTAAGATTCTTTGGATTGAACTTGATCATTCTCATTTTGTAATCCAGAGTTTTATTACCTCCTATAAAGAGTAAAATCTTAATTTTCTTGGATTGATACTAATGACACGTAGAACGAATTAAAATAAATGGTAGAGTGAGGAATGAATTATTGGGCAAAGTTACAATGATATCTGCTGTAGCGTGCAAGAGCTTCCGGCATAAACGCATATAGCCAGTACACAATCCATTTATTCCTTTTCCATCTTGCACTTGATTGCCATAATCGTGCATGGGCATCATAATTCATTCAATCACTTAATCAAAATCATTATGGAACACTTTGCAATTACAGACACATGATTATATTTGCACCAACGTGTACTACTTTGTGTACTACCACGTCAAAAGAGATCATTAACAACTTAAAGTTTAACCAAGCAATTAATTAGTAATACTTGCTTAGTACACTCAAAACGATGTTTTTGAGATAGAGTCAACCATTCGGGATGTAGCGTAGCCCGGTATCGCGCCAGCATGGGGTGCTGGAGGTCGTGGGTTCGAATCCCGCCATCCCGACGAAAGATGAAGTAAAAGAGAGCATATCTGAGTTTTAGAACTTATTGGATATGCTTTTTTGCTTTTGTTGACCTCGGTGTTGACCTTCGTGAAGCCTTTACTGCCATAACAAATCCGTTATGGTTTACTATAGCAATGGTTCTTAAAACTAAACAACGATTATCAAACAACGAATATGCTGTTGCTCTTAGAGTAACGCATGAGAGGCAAAGCCGATTCTTTGCTTTGAGCATGTTAGTAACAAACCAGTCTTTACAATGGCGTTGTAAGACTACAGGAATTGCAAAGAGTGGCAGGCCTTTACAGAAAAACCTTTAAGGCACTTATTATTCTAATGCCCGGCATTCAAAACCTTTATCCTTCAGTATTTTAATAATGTTTAATAAACAAAGCTTTTCGTCTTTAACTCTTAATATGCTGTCACAATCGTCAAGGTCAAAGGTGATTTCGGCGGAGGGAAAATGCCGGTTCAATAAGATAATTAACTTTTTTGCCTGTCTTTCATTTTCAACATTGGTTTTAAAAATTTCAATCATATGAATAGCTTGATTTACTAAAAAGTTCCGGTACACAATGCGACCGGAACAGTCTGGTAATTGTACTTGATTTTTAGGATGGATATTTGTTAAAAAACGTAGAATATACTGGCTTGTATACTGTTATTTTTAAAGTCGCCCAAGGTAGGCGAAGGTGTTTCAGAAACTTTTTGCATTCCGTAAACGTATCTCGCACCAATCCCTAAACCAATTTTGGATTGGAAGCCAAGACCACCAGCCAAACCGAAATCAATTTTTTTAGCAAATTTGGCATCAGTTATCCCTCCAATATCTTCCTTTACTTTAAAACCTGCCTGCGGGCCGGCTTCAACATAAAAACCAGAATTAGTACGGTATTTAAAAAGGATGGGTACAGAGGCATAGGAAAGTTTTATCTCTTGTGCGGCAAATGCGCCATCCTTAACTTTGGCTCCCTGCAGGGAGTATAGAAATTCTTCTGATACCAGGAAGTTGTCGGTAAACTTGTAAGAAACAGTGAGTCCGGCGTGGAAGCCAGGAAGTGGATCTGTGGCGAAATTAGCATTGGTAAAATTACTGTAATTACCACCTGCCGTTATGCCAAATTCAAGACGGCTTGCGATTTTCTTAAAAAAGCCCTGATTTTCGGGAGGTGTCGTAGTTGTTTGGCTAAAACCCTTCGCGGATGCCAGGATTAAAACGGCTAAGATCATTTTTTTCATAAATTTCTTTTGTATGTGAGTTATTTTGTTTGTAGCCTGAGGCTAATGCGTTATTTAGATCAAAGATGTGATGTGGCGGGGGGCTTGAAAAGGAAAAGGTGACCGAAGCGGGCAAAGTTGAGCTGGAAGCGGAATAAAAAGGCTTGAAAAAAAACTGAAACTGTTCTTTTTAAAAGATTGAACGTAGGCTGATGTTCGCATCTTTCACGTGTTTCACACCGTACATGTTACGGGTGTTGCAAAGCAATATACATGCTGTAGGCCGGGTACAGAGAGCCGGCACGGATTATCGGGCATACTTTGCCGGTATGAAAATATACTTCAGCAGATTAGGCTTTTGTTAGCCAGCTGAGGAATTGAGAAGCCTTACCTTTACTGACGATCACTTTTTCACTAAAAGGTACATTCAGGTTTAGCGATAGTTTTCGGGAGAAGAAACTGGAAACGTCGATAATAGCTTTACGGCAAACCAGGAACTGGCGGTTTGCCCTGAAAAAGTAGTTCCCGCCCGATTTCTCCAGCTCGTCCAGGTTTTTATTAGGGTAAAAGGTTTTCCCGGAGAAGGTCAGCAAATGAGTGATCTCGTTTTCCAGGTAAAACATAGCGATATCTTCAAGTTTTATAGGAATGATCTTATCCTGATGATAAACCAGCACAGAGGTGGCGGTTTGCGTTTCCCGGTTGAGCAGCATTTGCATCAGCGCATCATACTGCGGTGTTTGATCTGCAGATAATACTTTTTTAAGCTGCCTGTATTTTTGGAGGGCCCGATAAAGGGTTTGGATGGTAAAGGGCTTTAATATGTAATCTATTCCGTTAGCTTTAAAAGCGTCTAACGCATACTCGTCATAAGCAGTACAAAAAATGACAGGCACAGAAACAGGTTCAGCAACAAATATTTCAAAACTCAGGCCATCCCCCAATTGGATATCACTGAAGATCAGATCAGGGGCCCCCGACTTTTTGAAATAAGCTATAGCTTCCTTCACAGATCTGAGCTGGACAATGTTTACCGGCTCATCAATCAACTGCCCGATGTTTAGTTCGAGTTCATCTGCAACTACCCCTTCATCCTCAATGATTACTATATTCATTTTTTAACAGTTTAATACTTACTGAAAATGAGCTTTGATCTTCCTTGACAATAACGTCATCTCCTGACCAAAGATGGTAGCGTTCCGCGAGATTGGCCAGCCCGTAATTGGTTGATGGGCCCTTCATTTTCTTCTTTTGGAGATTATTACTCATGATCAGCCACTCATCTTTATGGCAGATTTGTACCCTCAACGGCGCTTCCTGTGTAAAATCGTTATGCTTTATGGCATTTTCAAGTAATGGCTGCAACGAAAAAGAAGGCAGGTAATAGTTTTTTAATGTTTCTTCGGGTAACAGTATCGTACAATCCAACGCTTTACCAAACCGGATCTGCTGCATTTCAAGATAGTCGCATAACAATTTTACTTCATCTTCTAAGGTAGATATTCTGGATGCATGATGATATATAGATGCCCTTAAAAAATTAGCCATATGAACAATATATGTATCTGCCGTATGTACGTCTTTGTGATAAAGGGCTTTTAAGGTATTAAGCGCATTAAACAAAAAATGGGGTTGTATCTGTTGCTTTAAAAGTAGGTTGGTGGCTTCAGCATTCGCTGTTTTTAATCTGGAAAGCTCCAGGTCGGCATGTAATTTATGTTCATATAACAACACGGAATTGTGCAACTGCATGATAAGCGTATTGATCACGATACCAGACCCCACAAATGCAAAGAACGAACCAGCATCCCAAAATGACCATGCTTTATCAGACTCATACGAAAAACAGGGCCTTAACAGGAGATAGATCAGCACACTTACAGGGTAGGTTAACAGTATGCGGTAAGTTGAAAATTTTTTTGACCTGATAGAAAAGTACTTTGATAACACGATCATCAAACAGATATCGGCATGCCCCACCAGTAAAATACCGGACGTTGTGAGCAGCGTAAGCGGTATAATGTTACTTAGTGTGCCATTATTGTAAACAAGCAGATAGAAGATAAAACCAATGATTATGGCCTGTAACCAGGTTAGGCGGCTTAATCTTTTTATAGGGAGCTTCTCTTCCATAATAGCAAATGTAGTTAATAGATATATTGTTATTAACGATTGTTGACCGAAGCGGGCAAAAGCAGGTTTGAACTGTTCAAATTTGAATTGAAATGATACCTAAGGCCCCATCAGCGGCGCACGCTGCGTTTTTTTCAGATAGGCTATAATAACATTCGGGCAGCATTTTGCCCGTTTCGCTATATTTTTAATATATCAGCGTATTTAATGCCAATACCTTCGGCTCCAAATAAATGTCAAACTTAAAATTTTACAAAATGAAAAAGACAACTGTATTTGGAATTAACCTGCTAATTGGCTTGCTGTTTATTATCCTGGCTTCTTATATACAGGAACAGGAAACACAGATTAAAGTTACAGGGATAAGATCGCCAAAGGGAAAGATCATTCTTAATGTTTTTAAAGACAATGAAACCTACAACGACGAAAAGCCCTGTAGGAAATTCGTATTTGATAAGAAAGCGCTTGTAAACGGGACACTGACCGTGAAGTGTGAGCTGGAGCCCGGAATTTATGGGATCACCCTGGTGGATGATGAAAATGAAAATGGCAAGATTGACAAAAATTTAATCAGAATGCCCAAAGA
This window contains:
- a CDS encoding LytR/AlgR family response regulator transcription factor, with amino-acid sequence MNIVIIEDEGVVADELELNIGQLIDEPVNIVQLRSVKEAIAYFKKSGAPDLIFSDIQLGDGLSFEIFVAEPVSVPVIFCTAYDEYALDAFKANGIDYILKPFTIQTLYRALQKYRQLKKVLSADQTPQYDALMQMLLNRETQTATSVLVYHQDKIIPIKLEDIAMFYLENEITHLLTFSGKTFYPNKNLDELEKSGGNYFFRANRQFLVCRKAIIDVSSFFSRKLSLNLNVPFSEKVIVSKGKASQFLSWLTKA
- a CDS encoding porin family protein; its protein translation is MKKMILAVLILASAKGFSQTTTTPPENQGFFKKIASRLEFGITAGGNYSNFTNANFATDPLPGFHAGLTVSYKFTDNFLVSEEFLYSLQGAKVKDGAFAAQEIKLSYASVPILFKYRTNSGFYVEAGPQAGFKVKEDIGGITDAKFAKKIDFGLAGGLGFQSKIGLGIGARYVYGMQKVSETPSPTLGDFKNNSIQASIFYVF
- a CDS encoding sensor histidine kinase — encoded protein: MEEKLPIKRLSRLTWLQAIIIGFIFYLLVYNNGTLSNIIPLTLLTTSGILLVGHADICLMIVLSKYFSIRSKKFSTYRILLTYPVSVLIYLLLRPCFSYESDKAWSFWDAGSFFAFVGSGIVINTLIMQLHNSVLLYEHKLHADLELSRLKTANAEATNLLLKQQIQPHFLFNALNTLKALYHKDVHTADTYIVHMANFLRASIYHHASRISTLEDEVKLLCDYLEMQQIRFGKALDCTILLPEETLKNYYLPSFSLQPLLENAIKHNDFTQEAPLRVQICHKDEWLIMSNNLQKKKMKGPSTNYGLANLAERYHLWSGDDVIVKEDQSSFSVSIKLLKNEYSNH
- a CDS encoding RHS repeat domain-containing protein, whose translation is MQTEEGRVLNPTTSPNYEYTLTDHLGNNRLAFDQMNGKVGEDDYYPFGLNVHRQVNAGKKCLYNKKELQDELNQYDYGARFYDPVIARWTTVDPLAEKGRRWSPYNYVWDNPMRFIDPDGMEGDDPWYVKVGKAIANFFVGNTGDTYKNVEEYATNKVDYIKNRGQRYGEAVRNGQNPSDVDKEYTYKQTVVGIKLADNAINYIGLNTMAAEGSVAGMLKQSSTDLIRGIDFKSLSKEEIKSIASNSKQIFSHQEKLEEYIANPMKGDNANVLKKAKSDAIREEIYKGRITKLENEIKKFQDNIRKIIEPVTKKP
- a CDS encoding DUF2141 domain-containing protein, with translation MKKTTVFGINLLIGLLFIILASYIQEQETQIKVTGIRSPKGKIILNVFKDNETYNDEKPCRKFVFDKKALVNGTLTVKCELEPGIYGITLVDDENENGKIDKNLIRMPKEGFGFSNFFMEKLKKPTFNDFKVDLKSPNNNVEIKVKYM